A window of Desulfatibacillum aliphaticivorans DSM 15576 contains these coding sequences:
- a CDS encoding methyltransferase domain-containing protein has protein sequence MKKWLQNDLACPECFSNKNLLDLIVKEEVDDDVLEGRLVCTDCGAQFEISGGVAILLPKKTRHILSETSGYNSQSMLSAYLWSHFSEFFNGPNATEAYTIWSSLFDGKNGYAVDIGCAVGRLSFDLSRTHSRVIGLDTSLSFIKRARRIMKERSLHFDMILEGNITERQVCELNPDWNYDRVEFVVADALALPFHEDLFSTASSINILEKVPHPIQHLQDVNRVLKKKDSVFVFSDPFSWDASVSTPDLWLGGRNQGPFQGRGVDNMERLLSNGDGVFTPPFEVSKKGDVLWKIRKTENLWEYIHSQYLIGVR, from the coding sequence ATGAAGAAATGGCTGCAAAACGATCTGGCTTGTCCGGAATGTTTTTCCAATAAAAATCTTTTGGATTTAATAGTTAAAGAAGAAGTTGACGACGACGTCCTGGAGGGGAGGCTCGTCTGCACGGATTGCGGCGCGCAATTTGAGATTTCCGGCGGCGTGGCTATCCTGCTGCCCAAGAAAACCCGGCACATATTGTCCGAAACCTCGGGATACAATTCCCAGAGCATGCTGTCCGCGTACTTGTGGAGCCACTTTTCCGAATTTTTCAACGGCCCCAATGCAACCGAGGCCTACACTATCTGGTCCTCTTTGTTTGACGGCAAAAACGGCTACGCCGTGGACATCGGGTGCGCCGTGGGCAGGCTCTCCTTTGACCTAAGCAGGACCCATTCCCGCGTTATCGGCCTGGACACCTCCCTATCCTTTATTAAGCGGGCGCGGCGCATCATGAAGGAAAGAAGCCTGCATTTTGACATGATCCTGGAAGGCAACATCACGGAACGGCAGGTTTGCGAACTCAACCCGGATTGGAACTACGACCGGGTGGAGTTTGTCGTGGCCGACGCCCTGGCCCTGCCTTTTCACGAGGATTTGTTTTCCACGGCTTCGTCCATCAACATTTTGGAAAAGGTGCCTCACCCGATCCAGCACTTGCAAGACGTCAACCGGGTTCTTAAAAAGAAGGATTCCGTGTTTGTGTTTTCCGATCCCTTTTCCTGGGACGCTTCCGTCTCCACTCCGGACCTTTGGCTGGGAGGCCGCAACCAGGGGCCCTTCCAGGGCCGGGGGGTGGATAACATGGAACGCCTGCTCAGCAATGGGGACGGGGTCTTTACCCCTCCCTTTGAAGTGAGTAAAAAGGGGGACGTTTTGTGGAAGATCAGAAAGACGGAAAATTTGTGGGAGTATATTCACTCCCAATACCTCATTGGCGTGAGATAG
- a CDS encoding molybdopterin-containing oxidoreductase family protein: MTQTKHGICGLCFHSPGCGVIVHFDDEGKIDHLEPDPDVPMGEVLCPISKSARDIVYSDKRLSTPLRRTGPKGTYEFEPITWDEAYDEIAAKLNELKDKHGPESVGFYAGTGTYERSFKDAYQLKGSEIYLASSVLFPFGSPNTFGVGAPCYTSLGVLAPKVTMGCLHIDMYSDLDNADLILVWGTDPSTSTPPAAFSKLERAAEEGAEIVVIDPRRTKSADLPGAEWLPIRPGTDGALALALAHVIIRDDLHDVEFTENWCQGFEEFAEYVKDFTPEYVSELTGIDADRIEELAESIAEADGATYVMYTGLEYTKSGVQNIRAVMALWAVAGQLDVEGGRNFLHHDAFISLNKSILKESPGMDKSIGKGKFPVYAKYCGGEPHAILLPKAIIDGAPYKIRGLFIQGASILTAWPDPKVWQKAMEELDFLVCIDLQMTKDAAFADIVLPASTAFEQESYCYYGNAIRYREKMIEPVGEAKPNHQILAELAERLGYGDLYAKDPKTLLGSVLEGSGYSLDDLLSAENYVIKKPGKPMEYKKWEKGLLRKDGKPGFETPSGKFEIKSTVLEKHGYDGLPKYEESFETPVSDPDRFKKFPLILGTGPFKPDMKSCFRAIPRFMKKFPSPAIQISPADAAERRLETGDLATLKTARGSVVMRVFVTDKIMEGFVYAPVGGGGPLGTEEWQAANVNMLTDLEQFDPISGFPVYKTLLCQIKRKRDKRHKIEVPDPTLGCVG; the protein is encoded by the coding sequence ATGACGCAAACCAAACATGGCATTTGCGGCCTGTGCTTCCACAGCCCGGGCTGCGGCGTGATTGTCCATTTTGACGATGAAGGAAAGATCGACCATCTGGAGCCGGACCCGGACGTCCCCATGGGCGAGGTCCTGTGCCCCATATCAAAAAGCGCCCGGGATATTGTGTACTCGGACAAAAGGCTGTCCACGCCCCTTCGGCGCACCGGCCCCAAAGGGACCTACGAGTTTGAGCCCATCACCTGGGACGAGGCCTACGACGAGATCGCAGCCAAGCTGAACGAGTTAAAGGATAAACACGGCCCGGAATCCGTGGGCTTTTACGCCGGCACCGGAACCTACGAGCGCTCCTTTAAAGACGCGTACCAGTTGAAGGGCTCGGAGATTTACCTGGCCTCCAGCGTGTTGTTCCCGTTTGGGTCTCCCAACACCTTCGGCGTGGGCGCACCCTGCTACACGTCCTTAGGCGTATTGGCGCCCAAAGTCACCATGGGCTGCCTGCATATAGACATGTACTCCGACCTGGACAACGCGGACCTGATCCTGGTCTGGGGCACGGACCCTTCCACGTCCACCCCGCCGGCGGCTTTCAGCAAGCTGGAGCGGGCCGCGGAGGAAGGCGCGGAAATCGTCGTCATCGATCCCCGGCGCACCAAAAGCGCGGACCTGCCCGGCGCCGAATGGCTGCCCATCCGTCCCGGCACGGACGGCGCCCTGGCCCTGGCCCTGGCGCATGTGATCATCCGGGACGATCTGCACGATGTGGAATTTACGGAAAACTGGTGCCAGGGCTTTGAGGAATTCGCCGAATACGTAAAGGATTTCACCCCGGAATACGTCTCGGAATTGACCGGCATTGACGCGGATCGCATCGAGGAGCTGGCCGAAAGCATCGCCGAGGCCGACGGGGCCACCTACGTCATGTACACGGGCCTGGAATACACCAAAAGCGGCGTCCAGAACATTCGGGCGGTCATGGCTTTATGGGCGGTGGCCGGCCAATTGGACGTGGAAGGCGGCCGCAACTTTTTGCATCATGACGCCTTCATCTCCCTGAACAAGTCCATCCTGAAGGAATCTCCGGGGATGGATAAATCCATCGGCAAGGGCAAATTTCCGGTTTATGCGAAATATTGCGGGGGAGAGCCTCACGCCATCCTCCTGCCCAAGGCCATCATTGACGGCGCCCCCTATAAAATCCGGGGCCTGTTCATCCAGGGCGCTTCCATCCTCACGGCGTGGCCCGATCCCAAGGTCTGGCAAAAAGCCATGGAGGAGCTGGACTTTTTGGTCTGCATCGACCTGCAAATGACCAAGGACGCCGCATTTGCGGACATTGTGCTGCCTGCATCCACAGCCTTTGAGCAGGAATCCTATTGCTATTACGGCAACGCTATCCGCTACCGGGAGAAAATGATCGAACCCGTGGGCGAGGCCAAGCCCAATCACCAGATCCTTGCCGAACTGGCCGAACGCCTGGGCTACGGGGACTTGTACGCCAAAGATCCCAAGACCCTGCTGGGCTCCGTCCTGGAAGGCTCGGGCTACAGCCTGGACGACCTGTTGAGCGCGGAAAATTACGTCATTAAGAAGCCCGGCAAGCCCATGGAATACAAAAAATGGGAAAAAGGCCTGCTCCGAAAAGACGGCAAGCCCGGATTTGAAACCCCATCCGGAAAATTTGAAATCAAGTCCACCGTCCTGGAAAAGCACGGTTATGACGGCCTGCCCAAATACGAGGAATCCTTTGAAACTCCGGTGAGCGATCCGGACCGGTTCAAGAAGTTCCCCCTGATCCTGGGGACCGGACCCTTTAAGCCGGACATGAAGTCCTGCTTCCGGGCCATCCCGAGGTTCATGAAAAAATTCCCCTCCCCGGCCATCCAAATAAGCCCGGCGGACGCGGCGGAACGCAGGCTGGAAACCGGCGATCTGGCCACGCTCAAAACCGCCCGGGGTTCGGTGGTCATGCGGGTTTTCGTCACGGATAAAATCATGGAGGGATTCGTCTACGCTCCGGTGGGCGGCGGCGGCCCCCTGGGAACCGAGGAATGGCAGGCGGCGAACGTCAACATGCTCACCGACCTGGAGCAGTTCGACCCCATTTCCGGCTTTCCCGTGTACAAAACCCTGCTTTGCCAGATAAAGCGCAAACGGGACAAGCGCCATAAGATCGAAGTCCCGGACCCCACCCTGGGGTGCGTGGGATAA
- the meaB gene encoding methylmalonyl Co-A mutase-associated GTPase MeaB produces the protein MSSGKRPEWAPQDCDGKGFASLVVDGVEGGHDGMPGASSKPAAAPVVRRKNLRVQDFVQGVLAQDRTVLGRAITLVESNVPAHMERAQRMLKELIPHTGNSVRVGITGVPGAGKSTFIEALGSLLCDRGHKVAVLAVDPSSSLTRGSILGDKTRMQNLSRNKNAFIRPSPSSGVLGGVTRKSRETMLICEAAGFDVILVETVGVGQSETEVRSMVDFFLLVLIAGAGDELQGMKKGIMELADAILINKADGDNKQRAEMARSEFERIIHYLLPATEGWTTQALTASSLTGDKIPDVWKTVEDFKANTMASGVFQSRRNAQTVRWVHSMVDDYLRTAFYGNPTVKAMIPGIESDVVEGNLSPTQAVQKLVQEYENHRKANS, from the coding sequence ATGAGTTCAGGCAAACGCCCGGAATGGGCGCCCCAAGATTGTGACGGCAAAGGCTTTGCTTCCCTGGTTGTAGACGGCGTGGAAGGCGGGCACGACGGCATGCCCGGCGCCTCCTCCAAACCCGCCGCGGCGCCCGTGGTTCGCCGCAAAAACCTGCGGGTGCAGGATTTCGTCCAAGGCGTTCTGGCGCAGGACAGGACCGTATTAGGCCGGGCCATCACCCTGGTGGAAAGCAACGTCCCCGCTCACATGGAGCGGGCTCAGCGCATGCTCAAGGAACTCATCCCCCACACCGGAAATTCCGTCCGGGTGGGCATTACGGGCGTGCCGGGCGCGGGTAAAAGCACCTTTATCGAAGCCCTGGGCTCCCTTTTGTGCGACCGGGGCCACAAGGTGGCGGTTCTGGCCGTGGACCCTTCGTCCTCCCTCACCCGGGGCAGCATCCTGGGCGATAAAACCCGCATGCAAAACCTATCCCGCAACAAAAACGCCTTCATCCGCCCCAGCCCGTCCAGCGGAGTCCTGGGCGGCGTCACCCGGAAAAGCCGCGAAACCATGCTGATCTGCGAAGCCGCCGGGTTCGACGTGATTTTGGTGGAAACCGTGGGCGTAGGCCAGAGCGAAACCGAAGTCCGGTCCATGGTGGATTTCTTCTTGCTGGTGCTGATAGCAGGGGCGGGCGACGAACTCCAGGGCATGAAAAAAGGCATCATGGAGCTTGCCGACGCCATCCTCATCAACAAGGCCGACGGCGACAACAAGCAGCGCGCCGAGATGGCCCGGTCCGAATTTGAACGCATCATCCACTATCTGCTGCCAGCGACGGAAGGTTGGACCACGCAAGCGCTGACCGCATCTTCCCTGACCGGCGATAAAATCCCCGACGTGTGGAAAACCGTGGAGGATTTCAAGGCCAATACCATGGCCTCCGGCGTGTTTCAAAGCCGCCGCAACGCCCAGACGGTCCGGTGGGTCCACTCCATGGTGGACGATTATCTGAGGACGGCCTTCTATGGTAATCCCACGGTGAAAGCCATGATTCCCGGCATTGAATCCGACGTGGTGGAAGGAAACCTCTCCCCCACCCAGGCCGTGCAAAAGCTGGTGCAGGAATACGAGAACCATCGTAAAGCCAATTCATGA